A segment of the Anaerolineae bacterium genome:
CGTCTCCAGCGCGGATGATGGGCCGAACGCCTGGCCGCTGCGCTGGCCATACCTCAAAGCGCTGCTCAACACGCTGCGCCCGGATATCTTTGCCGCGCAGGAGTGCATGCCCGACCAGCTGGTGAACATCACCGGCGACCTGGCGGGTTACTTCGCTTACCCCGGCCCGGATACCATGCTCGCCGATGGCCGGTCGCTGCGCAATCCATTCTTCGTTTGCCAGCCGTGTATCCTGCCCCGCGCGGAGGGTGCGCTGGCGCTCAATGAAACAGGCGTGATCGGGCAGGTGAGCTGGGATGGCCGCGAGCCGCGCCTGGCCCACCTGCTCCACTTCCAGACCTGGACGCTGGTCAACGCCCATTTTGACGCCTGGAACTGCGAGCGGGCGCGGCTGGAAAGCGCCCGCCTGCTGGTGGAAACGCTCAGGGACAGGCCCGCGGCGGTGGTGGTGGGCGATCTTAATTGCACGCCGGACTCAGCGCCGATTGAGGTGTTCCGGCAGGCTGGCTACAGCTCGGCGGCGGATACCCTGCCGCCCTGGATCGACCGGCGCACCTTCCACGATTTCACCGGCAAGGGAATCGCCGAGCTGGATTACATCCTGCTGCGCGGGGTTAACCTGCTGGAAGTCCAGATTCCCCGTCCGCGGGCGCGTCCGCCGTTCCTTTCTGATCACGATCCGCTTGTGGCGGACATCGAAGTGCTGGACTGAGCGGGCGGCTCAGTCCAGCTTGTAGCCGATCTTGCGCAGGAAACCCTTGCGCCAGGCAATATCTGCCTCGCCTTCGATGCCCTGGCTGCGGAAGCCATCGATCACGCCCAGGATACCGCGGCCCTGTTCGGTCTCGGCCAGGATGACCTGCGTTGGGTTGGCGGTAGCGCAGAACAGACGGACGATCTCCGGCACACGGTTCAGGGCGGGGATCACGTTGATCGGGTAGAAACCCTCCCCCAGGAACAGGATGAAGCTATGCCCAGCGGAAAGCGCCAGCGCGTTACGCCGCGCCAGGTCGATTAGCGCCTCGTCCGTGCCTGTCCAGCGCACCAAGCACGCGCCCGATGCTTCGCAAAAGGCGAGGCCAAATTTGATTCCCGGCACGCTGCTGACCAGCGCCTCATGCACGTCCTCCACTGTCTTGATGAAATGGCTCTGGCCCAGGATGAAGTTCAGTTCCTCCGGTTTCTCAATGGTCACCGTGATCAGGTTCATCGCGTTCTCCTCCGGCACATGCGCTGTTACAGGCGGATGCATGCCCGCCACTCCTACTGTAGTGCCCGTGCGGCGAAAAGACAACGAGAAAGGCCGGGCGCGGGGGTCAGTTGAGCGCGTCCAGGCGCAGGGTATACGTCGCTGGCTGGAGCGTGTAGTCGGTCATGCCGCTGATGATGATCACCGCCGGGTTATCCGGCGCCACCTCGACCGTCCACTCGCCAGCCTGCCCGCCGCCGGGCATCAGCAAGCGCTGCACGCGCAGCGGGCGACCGGTCACCAGCTCGACCAGGAATTCCTGCGGCAACGCATTGGTGATGCGCGACCAGCCCTCGGCCAGCCAGTCCCCAACCAGCTCTGCATCGTCAGAGAAGCCCAGTTCCGGGATGGCGATGTCGTCCAGCAGCCAGCCGTTGCGGGTGAAAGCCTGATCGGTCACATACTCGAAGCGGATCAGGACTTCCCCGCCAGTGAACGGCGTCAGGTCGATCGTCTCCTGTACCCAGGCAGCTTCCGGGCGGATGCGCCGTTCCGGGTGCTCCCCCAGCGTAACCTGCAGGACGATCTCCTGGCCGCCGCGCCGGACAGTGACCGGCACAGTTTCCGCCGGACGGTAGCGGTTAAGCAGCGTCACCAGATCGGCGGAGGCGAGAGAGTCGCCACCGATAGCCAGCAGCTGATCGCCGGGCTGCATCCCCGCGGCTGCCGCGCCGCCGCCGGGCAGCAACCCGGTCACCAGGCCCGTGGCAGTGTCGAGCGTGATGCCGAGGAAGGGGGCGGGGCGTATTTCCGTCCCGCCAGCGCTGTAACCGGTGATGCCGGGGGCAAAGGCGCGGTGATTGGGGTCTTCCCGCGTGGTGGCAGAAGTGGTCAACGGCGTCCAGGTACGACCGCCATCCGTTGAGGCGCTGACATACCCGTAGTCCCAGAACGGCTCCATCTCGTACCAGGTCCAGTACGTCAGGGTGGCCCTGTCCAGACCGCTGAGGTCAAAGGCGCGGGTCAGGCGCGGGTTGCTCTGGTCAGAACGGTTGGCCCAGTACATGTACTCGCCGCTGTGGGCAGTCGTCGGGACGATGCTGACCGTCCGGTTGCCGCTGAAGCTCAGGCGCAGCGTCTGCGGGGAGGCGCTTTCCAGCAGGAAGTAATCCGCCCCATGCTGGTTAACCGGGCGATCCTGCAGGAGGGCCGGATAAACGTTCACCCGCCCGGTCAACGCAGCGCGGCCTCCGGCCAGGTCTATACGGCGGTAACCAAAGCGCCCATCCAGCAGAGTCGGGTTGTTCAGCAGGTTGGCCACCAGCCAGTCGGCGAAGACATCGGCGAAGGTGATCGCCCCGCCCGTCTGCGGGTCAGTCGCACCCAGCGCTGCCAGGGTGCGATCGATCCCGGCGATGCCGTCCGCCGGCTCCCCAGCGTGCAGGCGCACAAAGTCCGGGCCAAAGCGCTCCTCCAGGTAGGCGAAGAACAGCGCCGCCGCGCCGTAGTAAGGGGAGGGCTGGTCGATATCCCAGGCATTCAACTGAACGCCGGGAGCAGCCAGATAGCGCTGGATGGCCTGCGTGCGTGGCCCAACCGTCAGGAAAGCACCCAGTTCGGCGGTTCCCTCGGTGACCCAGGTCTGCTCGTTTTCGTCCCGGTTCTTCTGGATCATGTGGACGAATTCGTGGGCCAGCACGTACAGGTAAGACGACGAGTCGAAGGGCACGTTATCCGCAGCAATCACAAACATTTCATGCTCGTTGCTGGAGGCGAAGATTTGCTGCGGGTAGACGCTGGTGTCGTTGAAATAGCCGCCGACCGTCTCGCCGATGTTGGTGGCATGCAGGATGTAGATGTGCGGATCCCCGTCGATGCCCGGCGAATCTTCATTGCCAAAGAGGGTGCGCACCGCTGGAAATAGGCGATTGTCCAGGAAAGCGGCCACCTCGGCCAGCAGGTCAGCGTCATAGGGCACGCCCACTTCCACCCACAGGTAAACTCCGGGGGTAGCAGCGGCCAGTTCCGCTTCGACGGGAGTGATGACGAACGTGTCGTTGTTGCCCACAAAGAAGGTTTCCCGGTCGCCGGGGGCATAGGCGGGGGCGGGCGGAATCGAGATCTGCGCAGCGCCGATCAGCCCGCCAAGCCGTTCGGCCAGGTCAGGTGCATCCCTGATGGGGATGCTAACCTCCTGCAGGGTACGCAGCGTCTGCAGGCTGCTGTTGCCGCCCTGCGCCGCAGCGGGCACCGCCGCCAGCAACAGGACAGCCAGGACGATCGTGATATGGTGCAAGAATACCCGTAAACTGTTCACCGCCCTGCCCCATGCTCAATCTGCCCCCATGATAACACGATACGAAGAATCCAAAAACAATACGGCGATGCAACTCGTTCCTGCTTTGTAGCATGGCGAGTCAGTTGCCGCCCGGACTCACGCCTCTGATCTCCTGTTTCCTTTTTGGCCCGCCGGGGGCTGCCCGCTGGCGCCGCCGGTAGGGTATAATCCCGGCGCTTGCGCCACCTGCCGCCCACCTATGAGGTGTGTTTTTATGCGCCGCCGTGCGCCTGACCTGCTGATCATCCTGTTGCTCCTGTTACTGCCGCTGATCTATTATGCGCCGGTTACGCTGGGCGACCGCACCCTGCTGCCCGCCGACAACCTCTATCAGTGGCAGCCTTTCCGCGCCTACCGGGAGGTCGTCCGCGCTCCTGAGGTGACGCACAACGCCCTGCTCTCCGACCTGATCCTGGAGAATTACGTCTGGAAGCAGTTCATCCGGGAAAGCATCGCCAACCGCGAGTTGCCGCTGTGGAACCCGCACCTGTTCGCCGGCGTGCCCTTCCTGGCAGCGGGTCAGCACAGCGCCCTCTACCCGCTCAGTCTGCTGCATTACATCCTGCCGCTGGAATCGTCGTACGGCTGGTACGCCGTGATCCAGCTATGGATCGCCGGTCTGACCATGCTGGCGCTGGCGCGTGGGCTGGGCCAGGGGCGGATCGGCGCGACGGTCGCGGCGGTGAGCTGGCAGCTCAGCGGCTTTTTCCTAGTCAGCACGGTTTTCCCGATGATCCAGAGCGCAGCGGCCTGGCTGCCCCTGTTGATTCTGATGATCGAGTACGTGGTCCGCAGCCAGCCGCTGTTCAACCGCCCGGCCACGCTGCCCTGGGCAGCCGCCGGAGCCGTGACGCTGGCCCTGGTCATCTACGCCGGACATGTGGAGATCACGTACTACACGCTGCTGGTGATGGCCTTTTACGCGGCCTGGCGGCTGCTGGCCGGATGGTGGGCGACCCGGCGGGAAGGCGGGGCAACCGGCTGGCTGCTGCGGCGCGGGACCTGGCTGGTGGCCATGGTCGGGGCGGGCTTGCTGCTCGGCGCGGCGCAGATCGTCCCTCTGATTGAGCTGGTCAGCCGAAACTTCCGGGAAGGCTCGGCCACGCTGGAGCAAATCCTCGGCTGGGCTTACCCCAAGCGGCAGCTGCTGGCCTTTCTGATGCCCAACTTTTTTGGCAACCCGGCCCACCACGCCTACTTCGATGTGTTCAGCCGCCAGATGGTCCCGGTCAGCGTCAACGCCCTGGGCCAGCCGATCACGGTTATTGACTGGGGGATCAAGAACTATGTCGAGGGCGGAGCGTACCTGGGCATCCTGCCGCTGGCGCTGGCCGCCTATGCGCTGGCGAGCGCCTGGCGGCGCGGTGCAGATCGTGATCTACCCGCCGGACGACCCTACCGGGCGATCTTCGCCGCGCTGGGGGCAATCGCCCTGACCTTTGTCTTCGGCCTGCCGACCTACGCCGTGCTCTACTACCTGCTGCCGGGCATTAACCAGCTGCATAGCCCGTTCCGCTGGGTGTTCCCGCTGACACTGGCCGTCGCCGTACTGGCCGGGTTCGGCGCGGACGCGCTGGCGCGGCGGGTGGATAGCCGCCTGACGCGCTGGTTCGGGTGGGGGCTGACCGGCGCGGGCGGGCTGACCCTGCTGGGGCTGGCGGGCAGCTATGGTTTCTATCCGCAGCTTGAGCCGCTGATCGACCGGGCGCTGCGCTCGCTGGCCCTGGCGGAAAACGCCTTCGCTGACGCGCGGATGTTCTACAGCTACCAGTTCACTAACGTCCTGTTGCTGGGTGTGTTCCTGCTGCTGGCTGGCGGGATGTTCCTGCTCAACCAGCGAGCGTGGGCGTTGCCGCCGCGTCGGGGATGGTTGCCGCTCTGGGCGGTGCTGGCGGTGATTGTCGTCGCCCTCGACCTGCTGATCGCCTCGGCGGGCTTCAACCCGGCGGCGGATCCCGCCCTGCTGGACTTCACGCCGCCCGCCTTCCAGTGGCTGCGGGGCAAGTATGCGGAGGAAGGGTCGTTCCGGATCACCACCCTGGACGCGCCGGGGGCCAATACCGCCAACGCCAACATCCCCTGGATGTTCGGGCTGGAGGACGTGCGCGGCTATGACAGCATCATCCCCCGCCAGTACACAGACTATATGCGCCTGATCTCGCCGCAATTCCAGCTGGAATACAACCGCGTCGCGCCCCTGACAACCGATTACCTCCCAGCCCTTGACTCCCCCCTGCTGGATATGCTCAACGTGCGCTACATCATGACCGAGAGCACGATCGAGAATCCGATCTACCGCCTGGTCTATGAAGACGAAGCGGTACGCATCTACGAGAACACGCACGTCATGCCCCGCGCCTACACCCTGCCCGTGCGGGCAACGCTGACCTATGACTCCCTGGCGGGCTTTCAGGAGTTGCTGAACACGCCGGGAATCGACCTGCACCGTGCCGTGCTGCGCTACGACCCGGCGCAGCCGACTTCTGCCGCGGGCGCATTGCTGGACGCCGATCCCGTCCCGCAGGTGATCACCACCTACCGGGGACTGACTGTCCTGATCGACGCGACGATCAGCGAGCCGTCATGGCTGGTGCTGGCTGACAGCTACTTCGAGGGCTGGCGGGCCTTCATCCGTCCCGCCGGGGCAGACGACGACTACGAGCAGGAGCTGCCGGTGATGCTGGTCAACGGCAACTTCCGCGCCGTGCAGATCGATCCGGCAGCGCTGGCGGAACACTACGCGGAGGCGGCGACCTCCGGCACAGTGACGCTCTCCAATACGTGGACGGTGCGCTTCCGCTACAGCCCGGCTTCGTTCCAGATCGGCGCATTTCTCAGCTTCATCACCGGGGCGGCGATCGCTTTTGCTGCGGGGGTCTGGCTGTGGCGGACGTTCTACCGGAGCAGCGATGAGGAGGCTGGCACGGTGCAACGCCTGGCCAAAAACAGCGCCGTGCCCATCCTGATGAACTTGTTCAACAAAGGCATCGATTTCGCCTTCGCCTTCATCATGCTTCGCGTGCTGGGGCCGGAGAACGCGGGTATCTACTACTACGCCGTGGTCGTCTTCGGCTGGTTCGACATCCTGACCAACTTCGGCCTGAACACCTACCTGACACGGGAGGTTGCCCGCCGCCATGAGCAGGCCGGGCGCTACCTGCTCAATACCAGCCTGCTGCGGATCGGGCTGGCCGCGCTGGGCGTGCCGCTGCTGATTGGCTTCCTGGCAACCCGCCAGGCGACGGTCACGCCGCCGCTGACGCCGGTCGCCATCGGCGCGATTGTCCTGCTGTACATCGGCTTGCTGCCTAACAGCCTGAGCACCGGCCTGAGCGCGTTGTTTTACGCCTTCGAGAAGGCCGAATACCCGGCGGCCATCGCCACTGTCAGCACATTCTCCAAGGCCGTGCTGGGGCTGCTGGCGCTGGTGGCCGGGTGGGGCGTAGTGGGTCTGGCCGGGGTGAGCATTATCACCAACCTGATCACGCTGGGGCTGATGCTGTGGCTGGCCAGGCCATTGCTTGGCCCGCGCCGGGAAATGGCCGGTCTGCAGGTCGAGCGCAGCCTGATCCGCCATATGCTCGGCGAATCCTGGCCGCTGATGATCAACCACCTGCTGGCAACAATCTTCTACAAGATCGACGTGATTCTGATGGAGGCGATCAACGGGGCGACAGTCGTCGGCTGGTATAGCACCGCTTACAAGTGGCTGGACGCCCTGCAGGTCATCCCGGCCTTCCTTTCGGCGGCGTTGCTGCCGGTCATGAGCCGCCAGGCGCAGGAAGACCCACCCGCGCTGGTGCGCAGCTACCGGCTGGCGGTTAAACTGCTGGTGCTGGTCGCCCTGCCGGTGGCGGTGGCCACGACCTTCGTGGCGGGTGCACTGGTGTTGTTCCTGGGCGGGGAGGAGTACCTGCCCGACGGGGCGGTGGCGCTGCAGATCATGGTGTGGAGCATCCCGCTGGGTTGGATCAACAGCGTGACGCAATATGTGCTGATTGCGCTTGATCGCCAGCGACTGCTGACGCGGGCCTTCATTATGGCGGTGGCGGTCAACATCACCGCCAACCTGATCCTGCTGCCGCTCTACAGTTACCGGGCGGCAGCCGTGATCCACATCATCAGCGAGGGATTGCTGCTGGCGCTGTTTTTGGGGATGCTGCGCCCGGCGCTGCGGGAGCACATCCCCGCTGATGCCACAGCGCGAACGGTGGCGCTGCCCCGTCTGCTGGGGCGTCCGGCGCTGGCAGCGGCACTGATGTTCAGCGTGATGGCGGTATTATGGGGCGTGAATGGTCCATTGGCGCTGGCGGCAGGAGTCGGGGTCTATGCGGGGACGTTGATCGCGCTGCCGCCGTTTGACGCCGGGGAACGGGCGCAGCTACGCCCTTTGCTGCCCGGCCAGCGGCAACAGGCCAGACCGACCGCGGCAGAGAGTATCCCTGGCGAATAGGCAAAAGGCTACCGGAGCAACCGTCAGTTGACGTCGACGACCTTGAACGTGTACTTGTCCGCATGGCGGACGGTCGTCAGCTTCAACCCCAGGCGCGGATCGCGCAGCAACTGGCGGACGAACGGATTGCTCATCACGCGCATGGTCACCTGCTGGTCGCCCCGGATCAGCGTGACCCGGTAGATATTGATGAAGCGCGCCTCGCCGAACCAGTGTGTTTCCACCAGCACCTCTTCCCCCAGCCCCCAGCCTTCCTGCAAGCAGCGGGCGAGTTGATCGCCGCTGGCGTACCGCTGGGAAGGTGACCAATAGCGGAACTGGCTGGGATCGGCGCTGGTGTATTCGTAATTCGACAACACATTCCGCACCTGCATCGTAACACTCCTTTGAAAACGCTAAAACCAGGACTACATAGACACTCTCCGGGCCTGCCGCCCGATCGGCAATGGTTATAATGCCGACCTATTAAGGCAAGTTAAAGACCGCCCTAAAATCTGATGAAAGGTCTGTGAACCGGCTCACCACAACGGGAGCCGGTCCCCGACGCCTGTGGTAACCGGGACGAACAGCCCAGCGCGTTGTTGTGCCCTCCTTCCAGCGCCACAAACCGGACGCCGACGCTAGGCGGCTTCAGGTTGTGAGGCGGTCGCTTGCTCCGGCAAGGTGGCTCCCAGCTCCTTCAGACGCTGCTGCAGGTAGGCGCCGTCCATATCTTCGGTTTCCAGCAATTCCTGCGCCAGGGTCTCCAGCACATGGCGATTGGTTTCCAGAATCCGGAGGGCACGGGCGTAATTCTCTTCGACGATGCGCTTAACTTCCTGGTCAACCACCCGCTGCACATCGGGGCCGGTCAGGGCCTGCTCGCCAAAGCCGGGCAGGAACGCCCCTGCTTCCCGCCTGACAACAGCAAACGGGCCGACCTGCTTGCTCATGCCAAATTCGGAAACCATCCGCCGGGCCAGATCGGAGACGCGTTGCAGGTCATCCGCAGCGCCTGTAGAGGCTTGCCCGAAGATGACCGCCTCTGCCGCCCGACCGCCAAGCAAAACTGCGATCCGGTCGTGCAGCTCAGCCTCGCTGAGCAGGTAGCGATCTTCAGCGGGGAGTTGCATGGTAACACCGAGAGCCGCAACCCCTCGCGGCACAATTGACACGCGGTGAACGGGATCAGCGCTAGGGAGCAGGCTGGCCACCAGGGCGTGCCCCATCTCGTGGCAGGCCACGATGCGGCGTTCGCGGTCACTCAGGGCGCGGTTCTGACGCTCCAGGCCCATCATGACCCGGTCGGCGGCGTTTTCAAAATCGATCATCTCCACTTTGTTAGCGCCCCGCCGGGCAGCCAGCAGGGCCGCCTCATTGACCAGGTTCTCCAGCTCCGCGCCGGCGAAGCCAGGCGTACGGGCGGCAATCACGTCCAGGTCGACGCGCTCATCCAGGACAATGTTCCGGGTATGAACTTCCAGGATGGCGCGTCTGCCCTTGCGATCCGGTTTGTCCACCACAATCTGCCGGTCAAAACGCCCCGGACGCAGCAGGGCAGGATCAAGGACTTCCGGCCGGTTGGTGGCGGCCATGATGATCACGCCGGAGCGACTGTCAAAGCCGTCCATTTCTGAAAGCAGCTGGTTCAGGGTTTGCTCGCGTTCCTCATGCGTAACGGGGGATTGCTGCCCGCCGCGTGCGCGCCCGATGGCATCAATCTCGTCGATGAAGATGATGCAAGGGGCTTTTTCGCGCGCCTGTTTGAACAGGTCGCGCACCCTGGCCGCGCCCACCCCGACGAAAATCTCGATGAAATCGGAACCGGTCAGGCTGAAGAAAGGCACGCGGGCTTCCCCGGCCACCGCCCGCGCCAGCAGGGTCTTGCCCGTGCCCGGCGGTCCAACGAGTAGCACGCCCTTTGGCACCCGCCCACCAAGACGCTGATAACGTTCCGGTGACTTGAGAAAATCTACAATCTCGCGTAACTCAGCGACGGCTTCATCCGCGCCCGCGACCTGATCAAAGGTGACATCCACACTCCCCTGATCCCAGACACGCGCGCGGTTACTGCCAAACATCAATGCCTGATGCTGTCCTGGCAGGCGGTTGATCAGAAAGCGCCAGGCCAGCACCAGCACAATCACCGGCGCAACCCATGACAGCAGGGTCATCAGGAAGCCGGGTTCCTGCGGTTGAAGCCCGGCGAATTCGACACCGGCAGCCTGCAGCCGCTCCAGCAACTGCGAATCGTCCATATTGGGCAGACGCTGGACGGTGAACACCTGTTCCTGGCCGTTAACCGTTGTGAACCACAGGATGTCTTTGTCGCGGATGAGCACGCTGTTGACTTGCCCACTCTCAAGGGCAGCCAGGAATTCGCTATAGAGCCTGACCTCCGGCTCAAGGGGCGGGAACAGTAGCCATTGCACGCCAAGCCAGATGCCGATCGAGACCACCATATAAATGAGTGAGAAGATCCACTGGCGCCGTCTGTTCTCGCGTTGCAGTTTGTCGGCCTGTTCCTTTTCTTTCATCGTATCTTCCCCGGCTACACCCCAGTTGGCGGAAAGCTGCGCTCTTCACCAGCAGCTTTCACCCTGTTCCCGGTGAGCTATGGATCGCTATTGCACCTGCTATGGACAATCGCCAACAGCCACTTCCTTATACAAAGTATACAAGATTTGCCAGGAGAAGGCGCAGGAAAACCCCTGGAGTAGATAGCAGGCGGCCCCGGATCGGGTAAATCCAGGGCCGCCTGTGCATCTCAGATGACATCCAGCTCAGAAGCCGACGTAGAGCAGCGGATCGGTGGGGATGTCGTTGTAGCGGATTTCAAAGTGCAGGTGCGGGCCGCTGGAGTTGCCGGTGCTGCCTACCCCGCCGATCACCCCGCCGGCGGGAACCATCTGCCCGCAGCCGACGTCGATGCGGCTCAGGTGGCCGTAGAACGTGGTGAACGGGCCGTGCGCCAGTACCACCAGGTAGCCATAACCCCAGTCGTTCCAGCCACGATAGATCACCCGCCCCGGCGATGCGGCGTAGACAGGCGTGCCCGGCGAAGCGGAAAGATCGACGCCGGTATGGAAAGCAGTGAAGCCGCGCACCCATGCATACGACGATAGCGGTCTGGCGAAGTAGCCTGTGCCGCCCGGATTCGGCTGGCGGCCACAACTCCCCGGCTGGCCCGGTGCAAAGGAGATATACCCGGCCTCCGAGGAGCCGCCGCCCCCGCCGCCGGAACGCTCCACAACCGGGTTGTACGTCCAGTCGTTGTAGGTGCTCGTTCCGCCGGGGACGACCACGTATGTCCCGCTGCGGACGATGGTCTCCGGCGTGGCCCCGAACAGGTCGTTGTACTCCGAATTGATGATGTCGTAGGGGTCAACATTGTACTTGTCGGCGATGGCCTGGATGGTCTCGTCAACCAGGGCGCGGTGATAGACGCCATCAACCGGCAGGATGTATAGCTGGTTGCCGGGACGCAGCGCAAAAACGACATTGCGATCATTCGACCAGGCGATGGTGTCCTTTTCCAGCCCGAAGCGCTCAGCGATGGCGGTGATGGTATCGCCTTCCTGGATCGTGTAGGTGATGACCTCGGCGCGCGGGCGCTCCGGTACGATGGTGAAGGGGCTATCCCGGCGCTCCACCGGCTCGTAGGCGACGTTAAGATCAGCGGGCGGGCGGGAAAGCAGGACAGCGATTTGCTCCGGGCCAAGCGTCGGCTCAATCGCCGGGAGTGGGCCGCCCTGAGCCGGCACGGTCAACGGTGTATCTGTTGGCGCGGCAGTAGCAGCCTGAACAGAGGCGGGCGGTGTTCCCGCCGCTGTGCCGCGCAGGAGGGGCAGAGCGACGATCAGACCGGCGATGATGGTCAGCGCGGCGGCCAGCAGGACCAGCGCCAGCCCCAACGCGCGCCGCCACATCGGCAGTTCGTCCGGCGTCTCATCGCTGCCAACTGGCCGCATCACCTGCGACGGGCTGGTATCGGCCAGCGGGTCGATGGGCGGCTCATCCTCCAGACGGACCGGCGGCAGGCCACGGGGCGGTGTCTGTGGCGAATCCTCCGGTGGGCGTTCCGGTTCATCGGGGGTTGCTTCGTGATCGGCAGTAAACCAGCTCATTAGCGTTACATCCTCATTCCATCCAACGTGTGCCCCCCGCAATGCGCCCGGTAGCATAACACAAACCCTCCGGCACGCCAAGCGGCGGAGGGTCTGGTTCAGGCGGAGAGGGCGGGATTCGAACCCGCGAGGGGGTTAACCCTACTCGCGTTCCAGGCGAGCGCATTAGGCCATCTATGCTACCTCTCCGGATAGGCTTGCCTGGCCGGCAAAACGCCGGCTGGCGGCTTGGTGTGTTTTGATTATAGCAAATCCCCGGCGTGTTTCCAGAGCCGATTCACCCCCCGCGCAGGGCGATCAGAGCCGCCAGCAGCGCAGCCAGATTCTCAAAGACGTGATCCGGCTGGAAGGGGCTGCCCGGCAGATCGGCGGCCTGCGTCTCCCCGCTGAGCACCAGGGCGGTCTGGATCGGCGCCGCCTGCCCCATAGCGATGTCGGTGTACAGCCGATCGCCGACCATGCACAGCGCCTCCAGCGGCAGTCCCAGCCGCGCTGCGGCCATATCCAGGATATGGCGGTTGGGCTTGCCGATGATCACTTCCGGGCGGCGGCGGGTTGATGCTTCCACAAAGGCGATGATCGCACCAATATCGGGGATGACACCACCGGCTACCGGGCAGTTGAAGTCAGGATGGGTGGCGATATAGGGCAGCCCGGCCCGCACCAGGTCGCACAGGCGAGTCAGGCGGGCGTAATCGATCGTGGTATCAAAGCCCAGGACGACGCAATCCGGCGTACCCATATCGGACTCAAAGCCAAAGGCGCGGAACTCCTCGACCAGATCGGGCGTGCCAAAGATGGCCGGATGGGTATACGGGGTCTGCGTCCGCAGGTACTGGGCTGTGGCGGAGCCGGAAGTCAGGATGCGCTCCGGGGGGATGGTCAGCCCCAGCCCGGCCAGTTTGCGGACGTACGCGGCGCCATTGCGTGATGAGTTGTTGGTCAGCAGCAGGACAGGCAACCCTTCCCGCGCGGTATAGATCAGGAAGTCCGCTGCACCGGGTAGCAGGCGATCGCTCAGGTAGAGTGTGCCATCCATATCCAGCAGAAACCCGCGAACAGCAGCCAGCGGGCGAGAAACGTCGTTCACCCTTCACCTCTTCCAGCGGACAGTCAGCCACGCGCGGCCTGAG
Coding sequences within it:
- a CDS encoding oligosaccharide flippase family protein, which encodes MRRRAPDLLIILLLLLLPLIYYAPVTLGDRTLLPADNLYQWQPFRAYREVVRAPEVTHNALLSDLILENYVWKQFIRESIANRELPLWNPHLFAGVPFLAAGQHSALYPLSLLHYILPLESSYGWYAVIQLWIAGLTMLALARGLGQGRIGATVAAVSWQLSGFFLVSTVFPMIQSAAAWLPLLILMIEYVVRSQPLFNRPATLPWAAAGAVTLALVIYAGHVEITYYTLLVMAFYAAWRLLAGWWATRREGGATGWLLRRGTWLVAMVGAGLLLGAAQIVPLIELVSRNFREGSATLEQILGWAYPKRQLLAFLMPNFFGNPAHHAYFDVFSRQMVPVSVNALGQPITVIDWGIKNYVEGGAYLGILPLALAAYALASAWRRGADRDLPAGRPYRAIFAALGAIALTFVFGLPTYAVLYYLLPGINQLHSPFRWVFPLTLAVAVLAGFGADALARRVDSRLTRWFGWGLTGAGGLTLLGLAGSYGFYPQLEPLIDRALRSLALAENAFADARMFYSYQFTNVLLLGVFLLLAGGMFLLNQRAWALPPRRGWLPLWAVLAVIVVALDLLIASAGFNPAADPALLDFTPPAFQWLRGKYAEEGSFRITTLDAPGANTANANIPWMFGLEDVRGYDSIIPRQYTDYMRLISPQFQLEYNRVAPLTTDYLPALDSPLLDMLNVRYIMTESTIENPIYRLVYEDEAVRIYENTHVMPRAYTLPVRATLTYDSLAGFQELLNTPGIDLHRAVLRYDPAQPTSAAGALLDADPVPQVITTYRGLTVLIDATISEPSWLVLADSYFEGWRAFIRPAGADDDYEQELPVMLVNGNFRAVQIDPAALAEHYAEAATSGTVTLSNTWTVRFRYSPASFQIGAFLSFITGAAIAFAAGVWLWRTFYRSSDEEAGTVQRLAKNSAVPILMNLFNKGIDFAFAFIMLRVLGPENAGIYYYAVVVFGWFDILTNFGLNTYLTREVARRHEQAGRYLLNTSLLRIGLAALGVPLLIGFLATRQATVTPPLTPVAIGAIVLLYIGLLPNSLSTGLSALFYAFEKAEYPAAIATVSTFSKAVLGLLALVAGWGVVGLAGVSIITNLITLGLMLWLARPLLGPRREMAGLQVERSLIRHMLGESWPLMINHLLATIFYKIDVILMEAINGATVVGWYSTAYKWLDALQVIPAFLSAALLPVMSRQAQEDPPALVRSYRLAVKLLVLVALPVAVATTFVAGALVLFLGGEEYLPDGAVALQIMVWSIPLGWINSVTQYVLIALDRQRLLTRAFIMAVAVNITANLILLPLYSYRAAAVIHIISEGLLLALFLGMLRPALREHIPADATARTVALPRLLGRPALAAALMFSVMAVLWGVNGPLALAAGVGVYAGTLIALPPFDAGERAQLRPLLPGQRQQARPTAAESIPGE
- the hflB gene encoding ATP-dependent zinc metalloprotease FtsH, which codes for MKEKEQADKLQRENRRRQWIFSLIYMVVSIGIWLGVQWLLFPPLEPEVRLYSEFLAALESGQVNSVLIRDKDILWFTTVNGQEQVFTVQRLPNMDDSQLLERLQAAGVEFAGLQPQEPGFLMTLLSWVAPVIVLVLAWRFLINRLPGQHQALMFGSNRARVWDQGSVDVTFDQVAGADEAVAELREIVDFLKSPERYQRLGGRVPKGVLLVGPPGTGKTLLARAVAGEARVPFFSLTGSDFIEIFVGVGAARVRDLFKQAREKAPCIIFIDEIDAIGRARGGQQSPVTHEEREQTLNQLLSEMDGFDSRSGVIIMAATNRPEVLDPALLRPGRFDRQIVVDKPDRKGRRAILEVHTRNIVLDERVDLDVIAARTPGFAGAELENLVNEAALLAARRGANKVEMIDFENAADRVMMGLERQNRALSDRERRIVACHEMGHALVASLLPSADPVHRVSIVPRGVAALGVTMQLPAEDRYLLSEAELHDRIAVLLGGRAAEAVIFGQASTGAADDLQRVSDLARRMVSEFGMSKQVGPFAVVRREAGAFLPGFGEQALTGPDVQRVVDQEVKRIVEENYARALRILETNRHVLETLAQELLETEDMDGAYLQQRLKELGATLPEQATASQPEAA
- a CDS encoding PDZ domain-containing protein gives rise to the protein MNSLRVFLHHITIVLAVLLLAAVPAAAQGGNSSLQTLRTLQEVSIPIRDAPDLAERLGGLIGAAQISIPPAPAYAPGDRETFFVGNNDTFVITPVEAELAAATPGVYLWVEVGVPYDADLLAEVAAFLDNRLFPAVRTLFGNEDSPGIDGDPHIYILHATNIGETVGGYFNDTSVYPQQIFASSNEHEMFVIAADNVPFDSSSYLYVLAHEFVHMIQKNRDENEQTWVTEGTAELGAFLTVGPRTQAIQRYLAAPGVQLNAWDIDQPSPYYGAAALFFAYLEERFGPDFVRLHAGEPADGIAGIDRTLAALGATDPQTGGAITFADVFADWLVANLLNNPTLLDGRFGYRRIDLAGGRAALTGRVNVYPALLQDRPVNQHGADYFLLESASPQTLRLSFSGNRTVSIVPTTAHSGEYMYWANRSDQSNPRLTRAFDLSGLDRATLTYWTWYEMEPFWDYGYVSASTDGGRTWTPLTTSATTREDPNHRAFAPGITGYSAGGTEIRPAPFLGITLDTATGLVTGLLPGGGAAAAGMQPGDQLLAIGGDSLASADLVTLLNRYRPAETVPVTVRRGGQEIVLQVTLGEHPERRIRPEAAWVQETIDLTPFTGGEVLIRFEYVTDQAFTRNGWLLDDIAIPELGFSDDAELVGDWLAEGWSRITNALPQEFLVELVTGRPLRVQRLLMPGGGQAGEWTVEVAPDNPAVIIISGMTDYTLQPATYTLRLDALN